DNA from Desulfuromonas sp. AOP6:
TGGGTACATAGCGCTGCCCGGCAACGGGATCGCGTACGTGCGCCAGAACGCGTCCAGAATCTTCGAAAAAGGTCAGATTGCGGCCACCGGGCGCGATCAGAACACGGCCGGGCTCAAGGACATCCCCGGTCTGGGCCTCGCTGACATCCAGCGCACAAATCTTGTTCAGGCGCTCCGCAAAGGCACGGGTGAACCCCGCCGGCATGTGTTGAGAGATGGCAATCCCTAAAGGGATTTTCTCGGTGATCTGCGACAGGATGGTTTGCAAAGCCGGAGGCCCCCCCGTCGAGGCGCCAATAACGACCTGGCAGATCGACGGACCGGACGTATTGCGTCGACGGTGGAGAGTCGGTGCGGCCTCATTGACTGACCGGTTTTCCCGTCCAAGGGGGCGCCGGAGAACCTTACGCATATCCGTCAAAACGACCGCGCGGACCTTTCGATGCAAGTCCTCTTTAATGGTAAGCAATTCCGTGGAAATGCGGGCGGTAGGCTTCGATACGAACTCAACCGCGCCAAAGTCAAGAGCCTTGAAGACGTTTTCATCTTTGGTTCGCGCAGAAACAACGATGACCGGCGTCGGCCTGTTCTGCATGACAATGCGAAGGAAGGCAAATCCGTCCATTTTCGGCATTTCGAGGTCGAGCGTAACCAGGTCGGGTTTCAGGTCAAATACCTTGCGCAGCCCTTCCTCGCCATCGCAGGCATAACCCACCACCTTCACGCCGGGAAGATCTTCCAGCATTTTGGTAATAGCCCGCCGATTGTAGGCCGAATCATCAACCACCAGCACACGGACAGGCTCGTTCATGCCCCTCCCCCTTCAAAAGGAAGTTGGTGGGGTCGCTGATACACCATGTCATGGGTGAAATGACGAAGGGTAAAAACGTTGGTGATATTCATCAGTGATTCGGAATGACCCAGCAACAAAAAGCCCCCGGGGCGAAGACGCTGAAAAAAACTGTCAACGACCTTTTTTTTGGCAGCCATGTCGAAATAAATAATAACATTCCGACAGAAGATAATGTCCATCCGCCCCAACAGAGCAACACGAGGGGCGTCAAAAAGATTGAGATGACTGACGGTCACCAGATTCCTGACCCGGTCGTTGACACGGAATTTCCCATCGGCAGCGGCAAAAAAGCGTTCCTGATAGCCGGGAGGAGTCGCCCTGAATGAAGAAGTCCCGTAAACCCCCTTCCGCGCCAGCTGCAAAACTCTCTGGCTGATGTCTGTGCCGATGATGTCTACCTGAAAATCAGCCAGGAGGGGATTATCAAGGAGAAGCATGGCGATGGTGTACGGTTCCTCACCGGAAGAACATCCGGCACTCCATATGCGGATACGCCTGTCCTTGTCTTTTTCTTTTTGACGGACAATTTCAGGTAAAATTTCTTCGGTGAGCGTCTTGAGCTGAAAATCCTCACGAAAGAAATAGGTTTCGTTGGTTGTCAGCAAATCAATGAGCTCAGTCAACTCCTGATCTTTGTCTTTGTTGTATCGCAGATAATAGTAGTAGTCTCTGAAACTCTCCAGTTGCAGATGTTGAAGACGCTTGGCAAGTCTCTTTTCCAGAAGATATTTGGAATCTTCTGAAAAATTCAGACCGCAGTAGTGGTAGACGAA
Protein-coding regions in this window:
- a CDS encoding chemotaxis response regulator protein-glutamate methylesterase, with amino-acid sequence MNEPVRVLVVDDSAYNRRAITKMLEDLPGVKVVGYACDGEEGLRKVFDLKPDLVTLDLEMPKMDGFAFLRIVMQNRPTPVIVVSARTKDENVFKALDFGAVEFVSKPTARISTELLTIKEDLHRKVRAVVLTDMRKVLRRPLGRENRSVNEAAPTLHRRRNTSGPSICQVVIGASTGGPPALQTILSQITEKIPLGIAISQHMPAGFTRAFAERLNKICALDVSEAQTGDVLEPGRVLIAPGGRNLTFFEDSGRVLAHVRDPVAGQRYVPSVDVMFESAARVFGPGLLAVVLTGMGNDGAKGVLSIKEVGGQALAEAEESSVVFGMPKEAIATGRIDKVIPLPLLCTEILRRCGL
- a CDS encoding protein-glutamate O-methyltransferase CheR, giving the protein MSFLFSSPSIAMSMDEFQLIRDFVYHYCGLNFSEDSKYLLEKRLAKRLQHLQLESFRDYYYYLRYNKDKDQELTELIDLLTTNETYFFREDFQLKTLTEEILPEIVRQKEKDKDRRIRIWSAGCSSGEEPYTIAMLLLDNPLLADFQVDIIGTDISQRVLQLARKGVYGTSSFRATPPGYQERFFAAADGKFRVNDRVRNLVTVSHLNLFDAPRVALLGRMDIIFCRNVIIYFDMAAKKKVVDSFFQRLRPGGFLLLGHSESLMNITNVFTLRHFTHDMVYQRPHQLPFEGGGA